The following coding sequences lie in one Camelus bactrianus isolate YW-2024 breed Bactrian camel chromosome 8, ASM4877302v1, whole genome shotgun sequence genomic window:
- the ASF1A gene encoding histone chaperone ASF1A has product MAKVQVNNVVVLDNPSPFYNPFQFEITFECIEDLSEDLEWKIIYVGSAESEEYDQVLDSVLVGPVPAGRHMFVFQADAPNPGLIPDADAVGVTVVLITCTYRGQEFIRVGYYVNNEYTETELRENPPVKPDFSKLQRNILASNPRVTRFHINWEDNTEKLEDAESSNPNLQSLLSTDALPSASKGWSTSENSLNVMLESHMDCM; this is encoded by the exons atggcAAAGGTTCAGGTGAACAATGTAGTGGTGCTGGATAACCCTTCTCCTTTCTACAACCCATTCCAGTTCGAGATCACCTTCGAGTGCATCGAGGACCTGTCTGAAG ACCTGGAATGGAAAATTATCTATGTGGGCTCTGCAGAAAGTGAAGAATACGATCAAGTTTTAGACTCTGTTTTAGTGGGCCCTGTTCCTGCAGGAAGGCATATGTTTGTATTTCAG gCTGATGCACCTAATCCAGGACTCATTCCAGATGCAGATGCAGTAGGTGTAACAGTTGTGCTAATTACATGTACCTATCGAGGTCAAGAATTTATTAGAGTTGGTTATTATGTAAATAATGAATATACCGAGACAGAATTAAGGGAAAACCCACCAGTAAAACCAGACTTTTCCAAG CTTCAAAGGAACATTCTAGCATCCAATCCCAGAGTCACCAGATTCCACATTAATTGGGAAGATAACACAGAAAAACTGGAAGATGCAGAGAGCAGTAATCCAAATCTACAATCACTTCTTTCAACAGATGCATTACCTTCAGCATCAAAGGGATGGTCTACATCAGAAAACTCACTAAATGTCATGTTAGAATCCCACATGGACTGCATGTGA